From a region of the Salvelinus namaycush isolate Seneca chromosome 40, SaNama_1.0, whole genome shotgun sequence genome:
- the LOC120033541 gene encoding activin receptor type-1-like: MGRCVFLFLLLQTLQTLAEDGQLLCVCEGSGCLNSPQCEGSQCYSSVAVSSHGAVVTRGCLQGSEKTRLICSTASSLSHALLCCSSFMCNRNATASSLLPLLATAPKEEPVRYRVETLALFVLGPVVILTLLSVLSVLGCRRLHHGRLQRLQEFDPEQDVIDGLITSNVGDSTLAELLDHSCTSGSGSGLPFLVQRTVARQISLMECVGKGRYGEVWRGQWQGENVAVKIFSSRDERSWFRETEIYNTVLLRHENILGFMASDMTSRNSSTQLWLITHYHDNGSLYDYLQRVPVETGEGLAMATSVACGLVHLHTEIFGTEGKPAIAHRDLKSKNILVTKELRCCIADLGLAVTHSQSDNQLDVGNNPKVGTKRYMAPEVLDESIQTDCFDAYKRVDIWAFGLVLWEIARRTYSNGIVEEYKPPFYDQVPNDPSFEDMRKVVCVEQQRPFIPNRWFSDPTLCALVKLMKECWYQNPSARLTALRIKKTLNKIHSSLEKGKKS, translated from the exons ATGGGTCGTTGTGTCTTTCTGTTCCTGCTGCTACAGACCCTGCAGACATTGGCCGAAG atggccagttgctgtgtgtgtgtgagggcagCGGCTGCCTGAACTCCCCCCAGTGCGAGGGCTCTCAGTGCTACTCGTCGGTGGCGGTCAGTAGCCATGGGGCCGTAGTAACACGAGGCTGCCTGCAGGGATCAGAGAAGACCCGTTTGATCTGTTCTACGGCCTCCTCCCTCAGCCATGCCCTGCTCTGCTGCTCCAGCTTCATGTGCAACCGCAACGCCACCGCCAGCTCACTACTGCCCCTCCTCGCTACAG CTCCAAAAGAAGAGCCTGTGAGGTATCGTGTGGAGACTCTGGCCCTGTTTGTATTGGGTCCAGTAGTGATCCTAACCCTCCTGTCAGTCCTATCTGTGTTGGGCTGCAGGAGGCTGCACCACGGCAGGCTACAGCGACTACAGGAGTTTGACCCAGAACAGGATGTGATTGACGGACTCATCACCTCTAATGTTGGGGACAGCACTCTGGCT GAGCTGTTGGACCACTCCTGTACGTCAGGCAGTGGTTCAGGCCTGCCCTTCCTGGTCCAGAGAACTGTGGCCAGACAGATCAGCCTGATGGAGTGTGTAG GGAAGGGGCGTTATGGAGAGGTCTGGAGGGGTCAGTGGCAGGGGGAGAACGTGGCTGTGAAAATCTTCTCCTCCCGAGACGAGAGGTCATGGTTCAGAGAGACTGAGATCTACAACACAGTGCTACTGAGACACGAGAACATACTGG GCTTCATGGCGTCAGATATGACGTCTCGGAACTCCAGCACCCAGCTCTGGCTTATCACACATTACCATGACAACGGCTCGCTCTACGACTACCTCCAGAGGGTTCCCGTGGAGACGGGGGAGGGCCTAGCGATGGCGACGTCGGTGGCGTGCGGTTTGGTGCACCTGCACACGGAGATCTTCGGCACCGAGGGGAAGCCGGCCATCGCTCACCGAGACCTGAAAAGCAAGAATATACTGGTGACCAAGGAGCTACGCTGTTGTATAGCTGATCTGG GCCTGGCGGTAACCCACTCCCAGTCAGACAACCAGCTGGATGTAGGAAACAACCCCAAGGTGGGCACCAAGCGCTACATGGCTCCTGAGGTGTTGGATGagtccatccagacagactgtttTGATGCCTATAAGAGAGTGGACATCTGGGCCTTCGGTCTGGTGCTGTGGGAGATCGCTAGGAGAACCTACAGCAACG GTATTGTGGAGGAGTACAAGCCTCCGTTCTATGACCAGGTGCCTAACGACCCCAGCTTCGAGGACATGAGGAAGGTGGTGTGTGTGGAACAACAACGACCGTTCATCCCCAACCGCTGGTTCTCCGACCCT accctGTGTGCCCTGGTGAAACTGATGAAGGAGTGTTGGTACCAGAACCCCTCGGCTCGCCTCACAGCCCTGCGCATCAAAAAGACCCTGAACAAGATCCATAGCTCCCTGGAGAAAGGAAAGAAGTCGTGA
- the d2hgdh gene encoding D-2-hydroxyglutarate dehydrogenase, mitochondrial — MAGLLHRRLRLRTALRWMSPLSTASPPAVVRTLPPGFSSSLLQTPRPGSCGVRCRELHAGEERPTPSPTAAPERRPFSRVTPEDLAFFSKIIPGRTITDPDILEACNVDWLKSVRGFSEVLLRPQTTEEVSQILGYCNSRNLAVSPQGGNTGLVGGSVPVYDEIILSTVLMNNVINFDSVSGILSCQAGCVLESLSLYLEDRDYIMPLDLGAKGSCHIGGNVATNAGGLRLLRYGSLRGTVLGLEVVLADGRVLDCLATLRKDNTGYDLKQLFIGSEGTLGVITAVTILCPRKPKAVNVAFLGCESFEQLLQTFQRCRGMLGEILSAFEFLDRECMRLLNTHLKLANPITDCPFYIIIETSGSNPTHDEEKLHQFLEEAMTSSQVIDGTVATEEAKIKALWSLRERVTEALTHDGFTYKYDISLPVERIYQLVTDMREHLGNRAKSVVGYGHVGDGNLHLNITSPTKDPNLLASIEPFVYEWTARFQGSISAEHGLGLKKRNYIYYSKASLAVALMGNIKTMLDPKGILNPYKTLPDDLQ, encoded by the exons ATGGCTGGTCTCCTCCACAGAAGGTTGCGTCTGAGAACTGCTCTTAGGTGGATGAGTCCCCTCAGCACTGCCTCACCTCCAGCCGTAGTCAGAACTTTACCCCCAGGTTTCAGCAGCAGCCTGCTCCAGACACCCAGGCCTGGGTCTTGTGGCGTCCGCTGTCGGGAGCTCCATGCTGGGGAAGAGAGACCCACCCCGTCACCCACAGCTGCCCCAGAGAGGAGGCCTTTCTCCAGGGTAACTCCAGAGGACCTGGCCTTCTTCAGCAAGATAATACCAGGCAGGACCATCACTGACCCAGATATACTGGAGGCCTGTAATGTGGACTGGCTCAAGTCAGTGAGag GTTTCAGTGAGGTTCTGCTGAGGCCCCAGACTACAGAGGAAGTTTCTCAGATCCTTGG GTACTGTAACAGTCGTAACCTGGCAGTGAGTCCTCAGGGTGGTAACACAGGGCTGGTTGGAGGCAGTGTTCCTGTCTATGATGAGATCATCCTCTCTACCGTTCTCATGAACAATGTCATCAACTTCGACTCTGTCTCCG GTATTCTGTCGTGCCAAGCAGGTTGTGTTTTGGAGAGCCTGTCTCtttacctagaggacagggactACATCATGCCTCTGGACCTGGGGGCAAAGGGAAGCTGCCATATAGGAGGCAACGTAGCCACTAACGCTGGAGGACTGAGGCTGCTACGCTACGGATCCCTACGAGGGACAGTATTAGGACTAGAGGTG gTGCTAGCAGACGGGAGGGTCCTGGACTGCCTAGCCACCCTGAGGAAGGACAACACAGGATATGACCTCAAACAGCTGTTCATCGGGTCAGAGGGCACGCTGGGGGTCATCACCGCCGTAACCATCCTGTGTCCACGGAAACCTAAAGCCGTCAACGTGGCCTTCCTGG gctgTGAGAGTTTTGAGCAGCTGCTGCAGACCTTCCAGCGGTGTAGAGGCATGCTGGGAGAGATCCTCTCAGCCTTTGAGTTCCTGGACAGAGAGTGTATGAGACTACTGAACACACACCTGAAACTGGCGAACCCtatcacag ACTGTCCGTTCTACATCATCATAGAAACGTCCGGGTCTAACCCCACCCACGATGAGGAGAAGTTGCACCAGTTTCTGGAGGAGGCCATGACATCATCCCAGGTTATCGACGGGACCGTAGCAACGGAGGAGGCCAAAATCAAG gcTCTCTGGTCACTGCGTGAGCGGGTAACAGAGGCTTTAACTCATGATGGTTTCACATATAAATACGACATCTCACTTCCTGTGGAACGGATCTACCAGCTGGTCACAGATATGAGAGAACACCTGGGAAACAGGGCCAAAAGTGTGGTGGGATACGGACACGTTg GTGATGGTAACCTCCACCTGAACATCACCTCTCCTACCAAAGACCCCAACCTCCTGGCGTCCATCGAACCCTTTGTCTATGAGTGGACGGCCCGTTTCCAGGGCAGCATCAGCGCAGAGCACGGCCTGGGCCTGAAGAAGAGGAACTATATTTACTACAGTAAAGCCAGCCTGGCTGTCGCTCTGATGGGGAACATTAAGACCATGTTAGACCCCAAAGGCATTCTCAACCCTTATAAGACCCTGCCGGACGACCTGCAATGA